The genomic region GTGACAATTTCTGTAGCTACTGGGTCTTTACGAAAGAAAGACAAAGAAGCAACCTTGATTTCCTGTAAAGCAACAATAGTAGCTTCACCAGAACAAGCATTTTCAATGATTTCCCTGAGTCCTCTGGTGTTAACAGAAATGATGTTTGGGTCTCCCGCAACAATGGCATAAGTAGCATAGCGCAAGAACCAGGATAAATCCCTTAAGCTCTTGGACATGTTACTAGGACCATAACGGGCAATATTAATCGGTCTAAACCCAGGAGGTGTGGGACCACCTGCAGAAGTATTGAAAATGGAACGCAAGCTCTCGAAGAATCCTCCCCGACTTTCTACATAGGTGATGGTTCCCAATTTCATACCCTCTTGCACATTCATGGTACCAGCACCCACCAGAGCCATTTCTGGTTCTTGGGGTTTTTCTAAGAATGCCATGGGTGAACCACCAACAAAGATGCGGTTAGCTGCACGAGAAACAATGGTCTCTGAGTTTTCAGTCAGAATTTGTGCAATTTCCAGGCGCTTTGCACCGGATGCAAAATAGCTTTCCAGTTCTGTTAGTTCCCCTCTCCCTAAAAAACGGTCTTGCTGTTCCGCTTGGGAAATGGTTGCTACCGGTAAAGTTTGATATAACTGTGGACGTGCTACGGAGCCTCCACCACTTGCCTTAACACTCATCGAATTGTTAAAACTCCTATAAGTTAAGTCTATGTGTTAAGTCTGGGTTGTTTTGCGGCTTGATATACTTGACATATTGGTATTTTTATGCTTAGCTTGCCTACAAAACTGCCAGTAAATTAACCCAGTCAATTTTTAGATTAGAACTTTTTGTGGTAACGCTGTTGATTTATTAAGAAGTGTGACAATTTTGTGATTTATTCTGTGATTTCAATTTCTCCTCACTAATGCTAAACTGGGGGGAGTTAGGGTAGATAAAGGGATAGTTATGAATTCCTCACTGTACCATGATGATTTTGTGCTGTGGACCCAAGAGCAAGCAAAAAAGCTGGAAGATAAGGATCTAGATGGTATTGACTGGATAAATATTAGGGAGGAGATCAGTACTTTGGGACGCAGTGAGAAACAAGATCTGCAAAACCGCTTAGAAGTCCTATTAGAACACCTATTAAAAAGATGCTATGTAAATAATACTTATGAGAACCGAGGTTGGGAGTTAACTATTAAAGAACAACGCAGACAAATTAAGCGATTGTTTGCAGCCTCTCCCAGTCTCAAGAACTATTTTGGGGAAATTTTCCCAGAAACCTGGGAGGATGCCATATCAGATATAAGGGATATATATCCTGGTGTTGCACTCCCCACAACTTGTCCTTTCCCCCAGGATAGGTTATTAACCGATTGTTTTTGGAACCAGTAGTGGTAGTGCAAATCCTTACTTACGCTTCCTGGCAAAATAATCTTCCAGAATTTCCAAAATCATCGGTGCAGCAACACTACCACCACCACCACCAGAATGTTCCGCAAAAGCGACAATAACAATTTCTGGTTTGTCCGCAGGTGCATAAGCACCAAACCAGGCGTGATTTTGTTTCACCTTATTCTTCCATGCTTCCGCAGTACCACTTTTACCAGCTACTGGGGGGATATGAGGTTTATTTAAAACCTTACCTGTACCTTCAGTTATTACCTTTCGTAAACCATCCAGTAGGATCTTAATAGTTATAGGCTTCATATTTAATGAATCACGCCATTTTTTGGCATCTCCATTATCTTTTATCAAATGTGGTCTAACTCTGTAGCCACCATTAGCAGGTACGGCAAACATAACTGCCACTTGTAAAGGTGTGGTGAGAAGTGCACCTTGTCCTATGGTCATATTAATAGTGTCACCTATACTCCAGGGAGTCTTCCAAGCCCTCTGTTTCCAATTGTCATCAGGTACTAAACCCCTAGCTTCTTCTGTAACAAAATCAAAACCGGTTTTTTTCCCAAATCCATATTTATGAGTCCATTCAATCAATGTGGGACCACCAATACCTTTGCCAATTTGATAGAAAAAGGTATCACTACTCCACTGCATTGCACCTACAAAACCAAGGGGGCCAAATCCCGCATGATTCCACTCCCCAAATCTGGTTCCACCAATAGTTAAAGAACCATAGGTTTGTAATACAGTATCAGGAGAAAACTTGCCTGACTCTATGGCCGCTGCAGTGGTCACAATTTTAAAGGTACTAGCGGGGGGAAACGCACTCAAAGCTCTATTAACTAGAGGGTGATCCGCACCCTGCACACTTTCCCAGTCTCGCTGAGAAAGTCTTTGTTTGGAGAAAACATTCGGATCAAAAGTAGGATGGGACACCATGGCCAGCACTTCACCATTATTAGGATTAAGAGCAATTATTGAGCCATTACGCCTACCTAAAGCTTTTTCAGCGGCTTTTTGGATGTCTAAATCTATGGTTAAGTGTAAATCGTTACCTGCCCTGGCTTCTTTTTGACCTAACACCCGTAGAGGTCTACCAGCTCCATCCACTTCTACCTGTTGACCACCCCATTCACCTCGCAGTGTTTTTTCATGGGCTTTTTCCACGCCCATTTGACCAATCACATCACCAAGACGATAACCGTCTGATTTACGTTTTTTCAGTTGCTCCGCTGTTAATTCACGTGTATAACCAAGTACATGAGCTAATTCTTTACCGTGGGGGTAGTATCTTACAGCGTCAGTATTTATTTCTACATTTGGCAATTCCGTCGCATATTCCTTTAGAGCTGTAATTTGAGCTTCATTTAAATGACGAGCGATACGAACTAGAGAAGAAGAATAAGCTCCAGCTTGTTCCAGCTTATCTTCTAAGTCCACCTGGGGGATATTGAGAATTCTCGATAAACGAGGGCCAACAACAGACCAAGATGGTTTAGTGTGTGCCATGGGCCACAAATAAGCTGATCTTGGGTAGCGGGTGGTAGCTAATAGTTTGCCATTACGGTCAAAAATATTTCCTCTTTCTGGTTGTTTGGGAATTATTCGCACTCGGTTAGATTCTGCGCGTACCCGCATTTTGGGCCCTTGAATAATTTGTAAGTAGACCAAACGAGCAGTAATACCAGAGAGCATTAACAAGGTGAGTACTATTAAGTATATGGACTGTGGGCCACGCCCTATGGTG from Cylindrospermopsis curvispora GIHE-G1 harbors:
- a CDS encoding DUF29 domain-containing protein — translated: MNSSLYHDDFVLWTQEQAKKLEDKDLDGIDWINIREEISTLGRSEKQDLQNRLEVLLEHLLKRCYVNNTYENRGWELTIKEQRRQIKRLFAASPSLKNYFGEIFPETWEDAISDIRDIYPGVALPTTCPFPQDRLLTDCFWNQ
- the mrdA gene encoding penicillin-binding protein 2 produces the protein MITLPPLPRPVNTQKSDRTIGRGPQSIYLIVLTLLMLSGITARLVYLQIIQGPKMRVRAESNRVRIIPKQPERGNIFDRNGKLLATTRYPRSAYLWPMAHTKPSWSVVGPRLSRILNIPQVDLEDKLEQAGAYSSSLVRIARHLNEAQITALKEYATELPNVEINTDAVRYYPHGKELAHVLGYTRELTAEQLKKRKSDGYRLGDVIGQMGVEKAHEKTLRGEWGGQQVEVDGAGRPLRVLGQKEARAGNDLHLTIDLDIQKAAEKALGRRNGSIIALNPNNGEVLAMVSHPTFDPNVFSKQRLSQRDWESVQGADHPLVNRALSAFPPASTFKIVTTAAAIESGKFSPDTVLQTYGSLTIGGTRFGEWNHAGFGPLGFVGAMQWSSDTFFYQIGKGIGGPTLIEWTHKYGFGKKTGFDFVTEEARGLVPDDNWKQRAWKTPWSIGDTINMTIGQGALLTTPLQVAVMFAVPANGGYRVRPHLIKDNGDAKKWRDSLNMKPITIKILLDGLRKVITEGTGKVLNKPHIPPVAGKSGTAEAWKNKVKQNHAWFGAYAPADKPEIVIVAFAEHSGGGGGSVAAPMILEILEDYFARKRK